GCTGGCTGCATTTGCGGTCATTACCTGCATGTGCCTGATCGGATCGGATCTGCTGATACTGCTTGCATCCGAAAAGTACGCCCCTGGCACCGCCATCATTCCGGCAGTCATTGCCGGAATGGTGATCGACGGCTCTGTGCCGATCTTGGCTGCGGGGCTGTTCCTGGCCAAGCAGACCAAGGCGCTGATGTTGATCGTGATCGGCAGTGCAATCCTCAACCTGGGATTGAATCTCTGGTGGATTCCTGGCCATGGCCTGCAGGGCGCAGCGATTGCCATGCTCGTCAGCTATGTCGCGCTGACCGCGGGTGCTGGCTGGATCGGTTCCCGGACCCTTGCGATCCGTGTGCCGATACTGAGCATCTGCAAATTCGCTCTCTGTGGCGTCGCAGCCTACGGGATTGCCGACTGGGGCATTCCCTCGACCGGCATGCTCGGAATCACGGAAAAAGTTGCGCTCGGCGGTTGCATCTACTTTGCCTGTGTCCTGCTGATCGACGGCCAGTGCCGCAACATTCTGCGTGCAGCGTTGCAGCGCTTGCGTCCCATGCCGGGTTGATGACCGAGCCAGACATCTCTTTGCAGTAAAAGTGAGCAGCACCCCATGTTGAAGTCTCTCCTCAAGGTAGCCCTGACTCAGACCCCGGCCTGGAAGGTGGCCAGCTCGAGCTGGCGCCCTGATGGCGTGACAGTACTGATGTATCACCGCATCAAGAACGAGACCGATCCGTTTCCTGGCACCGATGCCCGGACGTTCGAGATGCAGATGCGATGGCTCAAGAAGAACTGCAACGTCATCACGCCCGAACAACTCGGCGATGTGGCACGTCAGCCACCACGCAGTTGCCCCGCGGTCCTGTTGACGTTCGACGACGGCTTCCGCGACTATCACGACAACGCCTGCCCGGTGCTGCGTGAACTGGGCTTCACGGGCCTGGTTTTCCTCGCCACCGGTGCGATGGACGACGAGATCCTGATCTGGACCGATGCGGTCACCTGGGCCACGCACGCCACCCGAATGGCATCGGTGACCCTGCCGTGGGACGCCACCCAACGCATGGCGATCGACGACGAACCCAGTCGCCACAGACTGGCCGAAGCCTGCAAGCGCTTCCTCAAGGACATCCCCGATCAGCAGCGCAAGGCTTGGCTGAAGCAACTCACGCAGGCACTTGAGATCGACCCCGACGACGGCACCCTGCCACGCCAGATGCTCAGTTGGGACGAAGTGCGGGCCACGATGGATTGCACTTTCTACGGCGGCCACACCCACAACCATCCGATCATGTCGCAACTCGATGATGCGACGATGGAAGCCGAGATCGAGACCTGTCGCAGACGCATCATCGAAGAGACCCAGGTCGCCCCGCGTTACTTCGCCTACCCGAATGGCCGGGCGCGGGACTTCACGGCGACCACCCAGGCGCTGCTGCGCAAACACG
This portion of the Leptothrix cholodnii SP-6 genome encodes:
- a CDS encoding polysaccharide deacetylase family protein, encoding MLKSLLKVALTQTPAWKVASSSWRPDGVTVLMYHRIKNETDPFPGTDARTFEMQMRWLKKNCNVITPEQLGDVARQPPRSCPAVLLTFDDGFRDYHDNACPVLRELGFTGLVFLATGAMDDEILIWTDAVTWATHATRMASVTLPWDATQRMAIDDEPSRHRLAEACKRFLKDIPDQQRKAWLKQLTQALEIDPDDGTLPRQMLSWDEVRATMDCTFYGGHTHNHPIMSQLDDATMEAEIETCRRRIIEETQVAPRYFAYPNGRARDFTATTQALLRKHGFELGFSTIEGIHHDGDDLYAIRRQNTAGNTLGDFALRVIGR